A portion of the Meriones unguiculatus strain TT.TT164.6M chromosome 14, Bangor_MerUng_6.1, whole genome shotgun sequence genome contains these proteins:
- the Rgs9bp gene encoding regulator of G-protein signaling 9-binding protein codes for MLKGASGAPPPEGTAMAREECKALLDALNKTTACYHHLVLTVGGSADTRDLREELQKTRQKARELAVATGSRLTAALRDRGLASEERAEFERLWVAFSGCLDLLEADMQRALALGAAFPLHAPRRPLVRTGVAGGSSAVAARALSARSLRHEAEGDIDVADLPQLEREVLQVGEMIDDMEMKVNVPRWTVQARQAAGAELRSGASAGASSVGGVSVEERAGPCDPSKALAATVFSAVLLVAVALALCVAKLS; via the coding sequence ATGCTGAAGGGGGCGAGTGGGGCGCCGCCGCCGGAGGGTACCGCCATGGCGAGGGAGGAGTGCAAGGCGCTGCTGGACGCGCTCAATAAGACCACGGCGTGCTACCATCACTTGGTGCTGACCGTGGGCGGCTCCGCGGACACGCGGGACCTACGCGAGGAGCTGCAGAAGACCCGCCAGAAGGCGCGCGAGCTGGCCGTGGCCACCGGCTCCCGGCTGACAGCGGCGCTGCGCGACCGGGGCTTAGCTTCCGAGGAGCGCGCGGAGTTCGAGCGGCTCTGGGTGGCCTTCTCGGGCTGCCTGGACCTGCTCGAGGCCGACATGCAGCGCGCGCTGGCGCTGGGGGCCGCCTTCCCGCTGCACGCGCCGCGCCGGCCCCTGGTGCGCACCGGGGTGGCCGGCGGCTCCTCCGCCGTGGCCGCGCGCGCCCTGAGCGCCCGCAGCCTGCGGCACGAGGCCGAGGGCGACATCGACGTCGCCGACCTGCCCCAGCTGGAGCGCGAGGTCCTCCAGGTGGGCGAGATGATCGACGACATGGAGATGAAAGTCAACGTGCCCCGCTGGACCGTCCAGGCGCGGCAGGCGGCGGGCGCCGAGCTCCGGTCCGGTGCCAGCGCCGGTGCGTCCTCCGTCGGGGGCGTTTCGGTGGAGGAGCGCGCGGGACCCTGCGACCCCAGTAAGGCCCTGGCCGCCACCGTCTTCAGCGCCGTGCTGCTGGTGGCCGTGGCCCTCGCCTTGTGTGTGGCAAAGCTGAGCTGA